In the genome of Pelodiscus sinensis isolate JC-2024 chromosome 3, ASM4963464v1, whole genome shotgun sequence, one region contains:
- the TMEM200A gene encoding transmembrane protein 200A produces the protein MIATGGVITGLAALKRQDSARSQHHLNLATSATSEEKKPVRRRPRADVVIVRGKIRLYSPSGFFLVLGVLIAFMGIAMAILGYWPQKEPFLGSEASLALNETQVITNHGGVIFRFFEQHLHSDKMKMLGPFTMGIGIFIFICANAILHENRDKETKIIHMRDIYSTVIDIHSLRIKEQKQLNGAYTGLLGESELKHSGNSCASRLAANTIAPFSGFRSNFRMDSSAEEDEIAINEDKNTSNLLPPLLTEHSGSVFGLYPHTSKAMDDKSSSSIKCETKSIVSSSISAFTLPVIKLNNCVIDEPSIDNITEDSAITRSRSRNLSMDCLAIPLTDSNESCKPAGAMLSRNNSFLESPSSQFKSSMTLGPSTGKLLSPGAARKQFGSNASLHLLSAHSKSLDLDRGPSTLTVQAEQRKHPSWPRLDRNNSKGYMKLENKEDPMDRLLVPQATVKKDFTNKEKLLMISRSHNNLSFEHDEFLSNNLKRGTSETRF, from the coding sequence ATGATAGCAACTGGTGGAGTTATAACAGGACTGGCAGCCTTAAAGAGGCAAGACTCTGCCAGATCTCAGCATCACTTAAATCTTGCCACATCAGCAACTTCTGAAGAGAAAAAGCCAGTCAGACGCCGGCCCAGAGCTGATGTCGTAATTGTCAGAGGCAAAATCCGACTTTATTCCCCGTCAGGATTTTTTCTTGTTTTGGGAGTGCTCATTGCATTCATGGGAATTGCAATGGCTATCCTTGGATACTGGCCACAAAAGGAACCGTTTTTAGGTTCTGAAGCTAGTTTAGCTTTAAATGAAACCCAGGTCATTACAAATCATGGTGGAGTTATATTTCGTTTCTTTGAACAACATTTACACTCAGATAAGATGAAAATGTTGGGCCCTTTTACTATGGGCATTggaatctttatttttatttgtgcaAATGCCATCCTACATGAAAATCGTGACAAGGAAACAAAAATCATACATATGAGAGACATATATTCCACTGTAATAGACATCCACAGTCTGAGAATCAAGGAACAAAAGCAGCTGAATGGCGCTTATACTGGTTTACTGGGGGAAAGTGAACTGAAGCATAGCGGGAACTCATGTGCATCACGGTTGGCTGCAAACACAATTGCACCTTTCTCTGGCTTCAGGAGTAACTTTCGAATGGATAGTTCAGCTGAAGAAGATGAAATTGCCATAAATGAAGACAAGAACACTTCTAACCTTCTACCACCTTTGCTGACTGAGCATTCCGGCTCTGTCTTTGGACTTTACCCTCACACTAGCAAGGCAATGGATGACAAAAGTAGTAGCTCTATAAAGTGTGAAACAAAGTCAATTGTATCATCCTCTATTAGTGCTTTCACACTGCCTGTAATTAAACTAAATAACTGTGTTATTGATGAACCTAGTATAGACAATATCACTGAGGATTCAGCAATCACAAGAAGCCGGTCTAGAAATTTATCAATGGATTGTCTAGCCATTCCATTAACTGACAGCAATGAATCCTGCAAACCTGCTGGTGCAATGCTATCCCGAAATAATTCATTTCTAGAATCTCCATCCAGTCAGTTCAAGTCTTCTATGACTCTTGGTCCAAGCACTGGAAAACTTTTATCACCGGGTGCTGCCAGAAAACAATTTGGGTCCAATGCATCTTTGCATCTTCTCTCTGCACATTCAAAGTCCTTGGATTTAGACAGGGGTCCTTCTACACTCACTGTCCAAGCTGAACAAAGAaaacaccccagctggcccagaTTGGATCGAAACAACAGTAAAGGATACATGAAACTAGAAAACAAAGAGGACCCAATGGATAGGTTGCTTGTGCCACAAGCCACAGTTAAGAAGGACTTTactaataaggaaaagctgcttaTGATATCAAGATCTCATAATAATTTGAGTTTTGAACATGATGAGTTTTTGAGTAACAACCTAAAGCGGGGAACATCTGAAACaagattttaa